Proteins from one Telopea speciosissima isolate NSW1024214 ecotype Mountain lineage chromosome 1, Tspe_v1, whole genome shotgun sequence genomic window:
- the LOC122644075 gene encoding uncharacterized protein LOC122644075: MEAKLGSNPSWGWRSILEGRNIVKQGLLWQVGKGDKINVWTDQWVPSLPGFIIPQEKPRNCAVNKVSDLIDHDNQSWNRILLHQLFTKEVEDAILKIQVPLFPREDRRVWGASKDGRYSVKSAYFLQCKPKPEHNHFKPRPSRISRWGATPSAVWKTIWGCQTMPKIRTFLWRACAAGLATGEGFMIRHVNIDPQCMRCGVSVESPDHTILHCPFAKVVWFGSPLLFRVPDKEEFSLQNWIEGWLEWRKVGKKQFRELSGLCSFLAWLLWLARNAYVRGQRKMSLEEVIQAGIKAHCGYLGCLKESVVLQEGLTPPVQQSEVVWTTPTQPFHSICTDALWSPDHKRGGLGVVIKNYRGELIFAKLDPSKFDSMIIGEALAIRLGLLEAISEGLEFIKVESDNQQVINYLNASTMSAPLQLQSVLQDILHIAAYFSDCKFTFIPREANEVADSLARKALSMSLNPILKDVIKILLIYGYFLIFVISSSYIDARQHGDSTIKVVAYVQYAYFAWVQYAGESYRRCIGNGRD; the protein is encoded by the exons ATGGAAGCAAAACTTGGCAGTAACCCTTCGTGGGGTTGGAGGAGTATATTGGAGGGAAGGAATATTGTGAAGCAAGGACTTCTCTGGCAAGTGGGGAAAGGAGACAAGATCAATGTCTGGACTGACCAGTGGGTTCCTTCACTCCCAGGATTTATAATTCCTCAGGAAAAACCCCGTAATTGTGCAGTAAACAAGGTCTCGGATCTTATAGACCACGACAACCAATCTTGGAATCGTATACTACTGCACCAGCTATTTACTAAGGAGGTTGAAGATGCCATTCTCAAGATTCAAGTCCCTCTGTTTCCTCGAGAGGATAGGCGTGTGTGGGGAGCTTCGAAGGACGGGAGGTATTCTGTGAAGTCAGCATATTTCCTACAATGCAAGCCAAAACCTGAGCACAACCATTTCAAGCCAAGGCCTTCGCGGATTAGCAGATGGGGTGCTACACCTTCTGCTGTTTGGAAGACAATATGGGGATGTCAAACTATGCCGAAGATAAGGACTTTCTTATGGAGAGCGTGCGCAGCAGGTCTGGCTACCGGGGAGGGATTTATGATCAGACATGTTAATATCGATCCCCAGTGTATGCGATGCGGCGTAAGTGTGGAAAGCCCAGATCATACCATCCTCCACTGCCCCTTTGCTAAAGTAGTCTGGTTTGGTAGCCCCTTACTATTTCGAGTACCAGATAAGGAGGAGTTCTCGCTTCAGAATTGGATTGAAGGTTGGTTGGAGTGGAGGAAGGTGGGGAAAAAGCAATTTAGAGAGCTAAGTGGCCTTTGTTCCTTCTTAGCCTGGTTGTTGTGGCTGGCGCGAAATGCCTATGTGAGGGGTCAGAGGAAGATGTCCCTTGAGGAAGTAATTCAAGCAGGGATTAAGGCTCACTGTGGCTACTTGGGTTGTTTAAAGGAGTCAGTGGTACTTCAAGAGGGGTTGACACCACCTGTACAACAAAGTGAGGTGGTTTGGACAACGCCTACCCAACCTTTCCATTCGATTTGCACGGATGCTTTGTGGTCTCCAGATCATAAGCGAGGTGGTCTTGGAGTCGTCATCAAGAACTATCGGGGAGAGTTGATCTTCGCAAAATTAGATCCAAGTAAATTTGATAGTATGATTATTGGAGAAGCGCTTGCAATACGGCTTGGCCTGCTGGAGGCAATTTCGGAAGGGTTGGAGTTCATTAAGGTGGAGTCAGATAATCAACAGGTGATCAATTACCTTAATGCTTCAACTATGTCGGCTCCCCTACAGCTTCAATCGGTGCTCCAAGACATCCTACATATTGCAGCTTATTTTTCTGATTGTAAATTCACTTTCATCCCTAGAGAGGCAAATGAGGTTGCCGATTCTCTAGCTAGGAAGGCCCTGTCAATG AGCTTAAATCCAATTCTAAAAGATGTAATAAAGATTCTATTGATTTATGGATACTTCTT